The sequence below is a genomic window from Maylandia zebra isolate NMK-2024a linkage group LG18, Mzebra_GT3a, whole genome shotgun sequence.
TTCTCTTCTTGTTATAATGTTAGGTGTACAAAGCGAGAGTCACTGTGTGCtaagcagtgttgggcaagttacttcttcaaaaaagtaactgagttacaatattctaaaagtaattaattacttgaaaagtaactattgcgttactttaaaaagaaaaaagaaaaaaaaaccgtttaaccctctgggtaTAATTgaccatttttaactacttttgatgtttcctctacatttcacctttaaaatcgATTTACTTTGCCGtgtttggtatcattgttttcagcacaacctcacgtgtctgaatttacagttatgttttcattttgacatactgtattaacacaattgatctaaaatcagacaaaaaacataaaatcggagtagaaaaagttatattttttttactgtaacaaccacaaacatgtttaatgaatcatatttcataactttaaatgcaaatataaattgtcaattttaaagttaaagttttgcaaataaagttatttgcatccatttaccttttacctcgatttttttaaataaccatttcaaaccaTTTCATTTATCTCCAATCTACCATTCCTctcaaaaattcttgaaaaaatAGTTGCTTCACAAGTCCATCTACACCTAACTGATAATAACCTTTACGAACAGTTCCAGTCTGGCTTCCGTCCTCTGCATAGCACCGAAACTGCtcttataaaaataacaaacgacCTTCTTATGGCAGCTGATTCTGGTCTCCTCTCCATCCTTATTCTCCTTGATCTGAGTGCAGCCTTTAACACCATCTCTCATCCCATTCTTCTTAGCAGATTAGCTTCTATTGGTCTCTCTCATACTCCACTagcctggtttaaatcatacctgTCTGACCGCACTCAgttcattcaattaaaatcctTCACTTCTCAGCCTTCTCCTCTATCTACTGGGGTGCCCCAGGGATCTGTCCTCGGGCCCCTTCTTTTCATCATTTACCTTCTTCCACTCGGACATATTTTTCGTAAATATAATATTCAGTTCCACTgctatgccgatgacacccagctttaCCTCTCTACCAAACCCGATTCTACTCTTCCTCCATCCTCCCTTATCCTCTGCTTAGCTGAACTCAATTCCTGGTTCTCCTCCAACTTCCTTAAACTCAACAGCAATAAATCAGAACTTCTCCTGGTCGGCACTAAACGACTGCTATCCAGAATTAACAATTTCTCTCTCACCATCAATAACTCACTGGTCcctatctctccctctgtgaaaAGCTTGGGTGTCATTCTTGATAGCACATTATCCTTTAATTCACATATCAATAATGTCACACGTGCAGCATATTTCCAACTCCGTAATATCAATCGCCTCCGCCCTTTCCTCACTCCTCATGCCACTGCCATTCTCGTCCATAATCTTGTTATCTCTCGAATTGACTACTGTAACTCACTATTATTTGGCCTTACACAAAAATCTATTAACAAGCTCCAacgtgtccagaactctgctgcccgtattaTTACTAGGACTTCCTCTACCCACCACATCTCCCCAATCCTGAAGCAGCTTCACTGGCTCCCGGTTAAATTTCgcatccattttaaaataatcctCTATACATTTAAGgctattcattctctctctccaccatACCTCTCCGATTTAGTACAGATGAACTTCCCATCCCGGTGCCTcagatcttcatcttctctttctctctctgttccttccGCTCGTCTGATTACAATGGGGGGGCAGGGCTTTTAGTTCCTGACCTCAGAAATATTAGTTCATTCCCTCTTTTTAAGTCCaccctcaaaactcatctgtttaaaattgcTTATGTTTAAACCTCTGTATGCTCTAACTTTTATCTGTTATTCTTATTATtgtgtatatttccagtttctgtgtttttatctgttgtacagtgtccttgggtgctttgaaaggcgctatttttaaataaaatgtattattattatttattattaaactatttacagaacaatcagctgttctgcattcaataagacacacacacacacacacacacacacacacacacaaattatttgtgccactccaaaaaaattatttctgtccactataaaggagcacatcacagcctgatacctgcaggtctgacagcagcaggagttatcactcctgtttctacctggagacagcagtcgcctcattgttctgacacacaacacaaaactatccacaacactacacactaactacacaagacaacacattaactaccagaggtgtggactcgagtcacatgacttggactcgagtcagactcgagtcattaattttatgactttagacttgacttgaaaaaatgttctaagacttgtgacttgacttggacttttacaccaatgacttgggacttgaattggacttgaaccggtttacttgaaaagacttgatattttaccccaaatataaaatttaacatgcatattatatagagattgaaaatgtgacgtcattcacgggtagaaccgcaaaggattctgggaactcgtggcaagtggtactagcgcacgcaggctttcaattaaaatcagttatacagcgataaaaagaaacacaaaaatgggaagccgacgggtaaagagatcggttgttatcggattagtcattgaagagaaattgttcgagccatgtttccgaagtaacaaagaggcgactggattgcagccattcaaagaccaaatataacgtcccagaacactccagctcacaggttagtctgctccaagcatttacacgaaggtcagtgttttttagtagttaatacgtcattttcataacataattggtgatataggttacaagcaagtctggcgctgaacagaaattgtcgcgctatgctcctttatttattgtgcataaatagtaaattgtcctgacacaatattgtgtttcgcttctgttattgtggtacattgacaaaaacatatacttttattcacaggataaaacaggttttttgtatcactaattgtccagtacgattacagcatacagtattattgtcactgctacatttctgtgatgggtaccagaaattatttccactactaattaattaccgttgagctcaaaggtcctattaataaacggttaacgaatgtgtatttatgacgacgatttgtgagactggtaaacttatgatacgtacgatggtctttcgttctacacggtgcatttcaaggtcctgtacccatctgtcggtaaactgtacctgggcttgttgcagtgacctgaagttactaaacttcatgagtgtatgcactcactccaagaaccgtatgattataaatatgcatataaatatgctacgatgagatagctgacttcatctaactagcaaatgttgtccaggctacgttggtgatacagtttttttttaatgtgtatgatatttttgtcatgcgattttaaagccggtcctacaaccgcatccaagaataacatgcagcttatctcagaactgtcggtgaaaattattcttggagctaggtttaattgagctgcattttaaagaggtgcaatttcacaatttgtgtatattttctaagttcactattttgtcatgtgttgagaaaaacacagattttaaaattacatggtctaatatttacatttagcataactgcaacataattttttcttttttttctttttttttaaagactcgaaaggacttgaaattcaaagtttcagacttgtgacttgactcggacttttacaccagtgacttgagactcgactctgacttgcctgacattacttgagacttgacttgagacttgaggataaagacttgagacttacttgagacttgcaaaacaatgacttggtcccacctctgttaactacacactccaaacaagctaaacgtcacaaatctctcacatctcaaaactcgctctctctttttctgctctcgCTCTCTCACTCCTGAAACTTCccctgtgggttttttttttttttggtcataagcagagagtgcttgctagcgtgacgaaactattgaggaaaaaacgccgcgtatatattgtttatcatgactctggtttacgtggcctatcaacacaatttaaaaactggtatctATCaacttgttgctttgtctttaagtggtcatgtgattggcttaccacgaatactttattcttcctcagtcaaacaccagcactcatgcgatcgttttgcccccttagctccaggtgttgtgctagaCAGTGATCGTGATTATcgtccgcgggagcgcgcgcagctgcttaaagctgtagcgtccagattacttacgtaggcagctacttccgtgcaactgatataagatgccgtaagctgaacacagcttcaaccgtctgtttgttgaaaaatagtaacggactgcgttttcttgttagtaactgtaacggcgttgtaacgataggaatagtaatttgattactcgttactgaaaaaaagtaacgccgttactagtaacgccgttattcccatcgCTGGTGCTAAGTCTATTTTTCTCTGAATAAAAGATTtccactgatttatttatttatttattttcatggcGCAAAAAAAGTGCTTTTGTTGTGTTCTGCTGCTCTTTAGTTCATCTTAAGGAGAGGGACGACCGCATAAAGGAAAGTCTGACAGAGAAGCAGCAGCTCTTTGCTGCTCTCTATAAACATGTGACTGGACAGGAAAccccctgtgatggactgcctCTCGTAGGAAGCGCCAACGACCTCCAGCAGCGGGAGATGCTGTTGAACACAGCCATCGACGAAGGTGAGGGAGCGACTGAGATGGAGGTGGACTCAGTTTTGTTGTAGTTTCCAGTTGTTTTGTGTGATGTTGCTGGAAAACAGCCGCGTTTTTAAGGTAGAAGACGTATGCTGAAGGAAAAGTGAAATTCACGTCTCACACTGTTGAATCATGAGTCAGCAGTGATCTTATCTTTTAAGGAAGAGATTAAAgaattgtttctttttcttttgtcagtGGAAATCCTGCAGAACCTGCTTGCCTTGAAGACAAGCAACACAAACGCTCCCGTGGATGAGAGTAACGCACGGGGAGGAGTGGCAGATAGTAAATCTGCAGCTAGCACTTGGAAATGTAAGACTGATGTGCTGTCCTGCTTTGTGTGTGGCTCTTATAGGACACATGTATACTAAAGTAACACAGCTAATGCAGAATCAAAGCTGTGACATGTTTAACTTGTGGTGACATCAGTGAATGGAAAGCTGCCTTGTAATTTTCTCAGTTACCTGATGGAGGTATCGGTGGAAGTGTGTGGTGCCCTCTTTAATCTGTCGGCTCCCTGCTACATAGTTTTTGATTGTACCGATTAGAGCTGATGTGAGCATGACACAACTGGTCTCACATCCAAAGATCGGCAATACGCTTCTTTCAAACGTACCACAACCACTACCCATGATCTGCTAAAAACAAAGACATCCAAAACCTGCAGTGACATCGAATATGAATGATGAGAGGATTTGTTTTTCTCAGATGGCGAAGAAGCTGATGACCTTGAAAATTTCAGTCCCCCGACTATGAGCCACAGCTTTAGTGaccagctgcagcagcaccACTCCTCCGAAGGCCCAGAACAGTCTGTGAGTGATGTGAGACGATGTGAGAACCTGACGTCCATCCTGTGGTGAAACATGAACATTTACACcatttgtgctttttctttttttacttccaGGCTGATGAAGAACCCCACGATGCCTCGCTGCTACATTTAACCGAGGCTGAGGTCAAAATCTCATATCTATCGTCTTAGTTACTGCAATCGTTTCCTCTGTTTTATTCATGAATAAATGTTACTTTTTTgccccccctctttttttttctctttacagGTTTATGACAGGGTGATAATGCTCGGGCAGATGCTCTATAGCTTAAAAGTAAAGCAGCTTATCTTAAATTCGGATGTTTCTCTATTTTGTATCAGCCGGCTAAATTAAACTTTCCATCGTGCAGGCAATCGTTGCTCAACAGGACAGCGAGAACGCGCTGCAGCACGCTTTCCAGTCACAGAACCAGCGGGCTGCTACCTTCAGCAACGCTTTGTATGAGTACGAGAAGCAGCGCAGCTTGGAAAAGCAGAGGGAGGAACTCAACAGCTTgagcaagcagcaggcgcagcttcgagaggagcagcagcactgggagaaggagaaggagcgGCTCAGGCGCCAGATGGAGGTTCAGGAGGCTCAGCTGAagcagaaggaggaggagtGCAGGAAGTTTGAGGAGAAGCTCAGCGAGGAGAAGACCGAACTCGACGTGCTGAAAAAAGAATACCAGCAGGACCTGGAGAGACTGAGGGAGACCACAAGAtcactggaaaaagaaaaggagcgGCTGGAACAAGACAAGGAGCGCTTAGATAAATTTAAGAAGAAGTTCATGCCAAGCTACGACGATCCCACACAGGTGAGGAATGGGATTGGAATTAGATGAATGCAACATTTATCACCATTAACGGTGTGATTGTGTATTCATGTGGCCATTTTTTTGTGTCCACTGAGCTAAACAAAAGGAAATACAATCTCCAAGTACGATCTAGTGAGGAAACATTACACCAAGGCAAATTCAAATGTGAAAGAAAATTTAAATtgcgtatttatttatttttccctccGAAGTGTTTGATGTACTCGTCATTCAGGGGAAGCACAGTGAACGGAGGCACTCTGACCTCAACGCTACAACTCTACACAAAACCGTTCGATTCTCTGGAAATCCCCCCAAAAGTTCCACCGCGCAGGGAGAGCATCTGCATACACCCGGCCAAACCCAGTCTGCTCCCCAACCTGGTCAGCACCACCAACCAGGCGCTCAAACCTGTACCCGTGCAGCAGAAGATCCCCACAAAACTGGCCAAGGAGAAGGACAAAGTCTCCAAGAAGAAAACCCACAAGAGGGCCCAGAGCGCAGGTCAGGAAATAGGTTAACGTTTAAAACCTGAAGtttgaaaaatatttatcaACACTTAATCTGAAGCCAGCTGTTACACCACATGGCTGTGAACTGAAACCATTTCTCACTGTGTTTCTAATTCCAGCCTCTATAGACCTGAGCGAGGTGGCGCCCATCCAGGTGACGGTGAAAGAAGGAGGAAGTCTGAGGTTCCAGAGAAAAACCAGTCCTCAAAGGATCATAAATACAGGTACGACcggagaaaaatgtaaaaaatgtttttacttgGTTGGCTAAGAAATAAGTAAAATAGATCTCAGTATGTGCTAAACGTGCACAGTCATGGCTGGGAAAAGCTGCAGGAGACACAATGAGCAAATCAGACTCGAATCCCAGAGAGTATAAACAAGTTTTAAGTTtagatttaaaagactggatgGAGGGAGCAGATTTGACTCTTCAGTATTTCACTTGTCAGTATTTTTTTAACTAGAATTATTGTGACTGTGTGCACGGAACTTGTGAACTCGTTGCCTTTGAAATGTGACTGAGACCAGGTCTACGACCGCTAGCAGTCAGTTGCCATCTTCcaagcaactttttttttgtgttaacaCGGCAGTAAAATTGCAATAAGACAGGAGACAtgttcattttgtgtgtgtgctcagtTTGGCAGTTACTCCTGTAACTTCTGTAATCTGGTTGTGATGCGAATAACTGTGAAGAATCAGCCATCCACATCACATTAAGTAGTTGTATTCAGAGTCCAGCCAAAAGCGCAAAACTTCCTCCACAAATAGTGATGTAGTTCCTGCAGGACAGCAGTTTACCTGCAATATGATGTGGGCCACCTTGCATTTATACAGAAATGGATCCAGAGTAAAAGCAACGAGTGGCAACGCCCGTGATCGTATTTGTAGTGTTCATCCTTAGTTCACGAATGACTGAGCAGCACCCTCTTGTGGAGAGTTTGTACCTTTTCAGTTTGGTGGCACAGAACGGACGTGACTGAGGTCCTAATAATGAGATCCTGCTCTCATGTCTCATAAACAGGAGGGACATAAAATTAGAAATGTGGTCATTGCAGTGGGTTGCACTGCTACACCTGTACAAACTGCCGCCTCAGTGATAAACACCACTGAATTTGAGCTTTTATTTCCCTGGAGTGCTGGATTTGTCTTCTTTCTTCCTTCAGATACTTTCAGTCCTCCAGCATTTGTCCAGAACGTGAAGACGCCTCAGAACCTCAACAGACGGAGGAGCAGCGACACTACTCCACCAGCTCCACCTCCTTTCCCCAAGGACATTgccaaacagaaaaaagagaaggaaatCTTTCTTTAACCCTAAACTTCAGACCATCGGGCGAGTCTGGAATTATAGACGGAGCTTCAGGatgaccgtgtgtgtgtgtgtgtgtgtgtgtgtgtgtgtgtgtgtgtgtgtgtgtgtgtgtgtgtgtgtgtgtgtgtgtgtgtgtgtgtgtgtgtgtgtgtgtgtgtgtgtgtgtgtgtgtgtgtgtgtgaagaaatAATTGTAAACAAAGCAGATGTTTGATGAATGTATACACCGTCCTGCTAGAGCATGTTGAAAGAGTGAAGACGTTTGGCCACGTTTGTACATTTGAGAAAGatcttattttgtatttttatggcCAAAAAaaggtgttctttttttttagtcatttttgttttaaagtacGATCTGTAGCCACGTAGCACTCGTGTCTTAAGCTCTTGCTTTTATATAGTCAACGATGGTGTGTGAGTAAGTGAGCAGTACATCTGACAGATTTACCTATTTAAAACTGAACTGTaaagcattttattttacttttgtttgaGTGAATCAGATATCaatgattttaaattttttctttttttttaacctgctgAGCATGtgtacaaatttaaagtgtgtgtggaaGTAGTGTGAGCGCATCGTTAAATGAACATGAACAAAGGCTCAGCAGATTGCATCCACAACACTTACAACTCTATTAAAATAATGTTCTGGGGATGTGAAATATTTAACCTCATGTACCTAATTTTCTCTGGTAGAAACACTCTCGCTCCTCTTTGTTCCATGTAAAATATTTGACATGTCGTGGAATAAAAGCAGGCTGATTTTACAGTCGTGtaaattttttgttgttgtttgtttaatgaCTTTTGCTGAGggttgagcctctgaaaataaaACTAGATGTGAAAATCATTTTAGGCAGGTGGAAGTTATAATTACTTCACTTTTTACTTGGGTAAAGAGTACAAAGAACACAAACACTCATCACACAATCCACTACGAGCAAGCAATGGGTGAtggtggggaggaagaactgcTTTCTAACAGGAAGATGCCTAAAAATTGATTAtcttaaaattcagtttttctctttggtaattttaagttaaaatg
It includes:
- the arhgef18a gene encoding rho guanine nucleotide exchange factor 18a, producing the protein MEETDSWRDRLKLSSEDLTDPINLEDSHYTLLQLELEADAQNLEADSWSLTVDQNYLKNLSKEEIKRQDIIYELIKTEVHLVHTLKILLGVFMHELRQSQLIEEDRLKRLFPGIESLLVIHEHFLKCLKMCRNQSQEEGNPINYQISQITDVLISQFSGSIGDQMVAYYGMFCGHHLEADRIYKDLIQNNKRLQALDRKIGQLPLVRRLGISDCLLLVTQRITKYPVLVERLLQNIDADTDDHRSLSKALECIKNTIAQVNAQVKDYEKAARVREIGYRLDPKSVGRLNGGEVIRREDLIQGNRKLVHEGAVTWKSSGKQKDVHAVLLSDVLLLLQEKDQKFVFAAVDNKPPVISLERLIVREVAMEEKAIFLICARTVGLPEMYEIRMGSREERITWEAIIREALERHQQEVQYNEMITTLQRFQVHLKERDDRIKESLTEKQQLFAALYKHVTGQETPCDGLPLVGSANDLQQREMLLNTAIDEVEILQNLLALKTSNTNAPVDESNARGGVADSKSAASTWKYGEEADDLENFSPPTMSHSFSDQLQQHHSSEGPEQSADEEPHDASLLHLTEAEVYDRVIMLGQMLYSLKAIVAQQDSENALQHAFQSQNQRAATFSNALYEYEKQRSLEKQREELNSLSKQQAQLREEQQHWEKEKERLRRQMEVQEAQLKQKEEECRKFEEKLSEEKTELDVLKKEYQQDLERLRETTRSLEKEKERLEQDKERLDKFKKKFMPSYDDPTQCLMYSSFRGSTVNGGTLTSTLQLYTKPFDSLEIPPKVPPRRESICIHPAKPSLLPNLVSTTNQALKPVPVQQKIPTKLAKEKDKVSKKKTHKRAQSAASIDLSEVAPIQVTVKEGGSLRFQRKTSPQRIINTDTFSPPAFVQNVKTPQNLNRRRSSDTTPPAPPPFPKDIAKQKKEKEIFL